A DNA window from Engystomops pustulosus chromosome 6, aEngPut4.maternal, whole genome shotgun sequence contains the following coding sequences:
- the NPPB gene encoding natriuretic peptides B: protein MEMKLYAFCTLLCAILQLFSCTAHPIADPDTERELDSFKDVLERLEEKLSAIEDLQQSNPSDMESRSDEREQATTPEEAGAQIPESRGVRSKSISINDSFLKGLRSLQSPKMMRGSGCFGRRIDRIDSFSGLGCNGSRRF from the exons ATGGAGATGAAGCTTTATGCCTTCTGCACCCTGCTCTGTGCCATCCTGCAGCTCTTCTCCTGCACAGCTCACCCTATAGCTGATCCAGACACGGAGAGGGAACTGGATTCTTTCAAG gaTGTCCTGGAGAGATTAGAAGAAAAACTATCAGCCATTGAAGATTTACAACAATCTAACCCCAGTGATATGGAGAGCAGATCAGATGAACGTGAACAGGCAACCACCCCAGAAGAGGCTGGAGCCCAAATACCTGAGTCCAGAGGGGTGCGAAGCAAGTCCATCTCCATCAACGACTCCTTCCTCAAAGGGTTGAGATCACTACAAAGCCCTAAAATGATGAGGGGTTCAGGCTGCTTTGGGAGAAGGATTGATAGAATTGATTCATTTAGTGGACTGGGCTGCAATG GTTCAAGAAGATTTTGA